GGGAGAAGCTTTTTTTTGTAGGTGGGGAGTTGAAGCCCCCCTCCTGCGCTCACATGATGGAGCAGCTCTTGGCCTTCTCCTTCTTGAAGGTGGAGGAGAGCAGCTCTGAGCGGCTGGGCAGGTGCAGCAGGCGCTTGGAGAGGCGGCGGCTGGGGCTGGGCTTGGCCAGAGGCTGCAGCTTGTTGATGCAGGCCAGCGCGGCCGTGCGGAACACGCTGTGGATGCTCTTCTCCGAGGTGAAGGCCGAGCACTCCAAGTAGGTTTCGGCACCCAGCTGCTTCGCCATGGCTGAGCCCTGGGACAAAACGGAGAAGACAATAGCAGTGAATATATGTTATGGGTTTTGAACTAAAATGGTGATCAAACCCAGATTTAACTTTTTAATCTCTCAGAGATCTCTATAGTATATCAAGATTCTGAGTTTCAACACGATACTtatactgaaacaatatcacggCAAATacctaaaacatcagaaattaatGGAATAATAGGAAATCAAACCTGGAACTAAAAATATTtgctttttattaataataaaagaaaaatgtaaagaatTAACAAAGTAATgatgtttattcttcatttcaACTAAGAACATAATAGGTTTTAGGAATTTCTTCGATAGTTAACTTCGTATTTGCAACTAGATCTCACTGATTAATCTGTTTCATAACACTCAATGCATTTCTATATTAATTGCAATTTCTagcaaaataaatgatttttgatAAACATGCACATGCCGTGATTACAATTACCAGTACAGATGATTAAAAAATGCTCGTTCATATCTGgtgctgtatataatataatgtatataatatataataatataatcatgATAACAGTTCATCACTCAGCTGATGTTTTTAATAAGCATGAAGAAGACTTTTGTAAAGCCTACCTGCTCATGGGTAATGGGCGTCTGTTTCTGATTGGAGAGCTCCATCAGTGTACAGACGTCTGTGCGTAGGTCTGTTTTGCAGCCGATGAGGAGTATGCGGGTGTTAGGGCAGAAGTCCATGATCTCAGTCCTCCACTGAACAGAAACAAAGACAGGAAAAAACAAGCAAGTTAGATAAAATAACAGAACTGAGAATTCATAATAATAGAGAACTGTTACATAAGGagcattatcatcatcataattTTTATTCTTTAGAGCAGAGCCTTCTACTATTATAGCCTTAAAATACTATTATAAAGTGTTAAGTTATTTGCATTGCTTATACTTGAAACTTGACATTtagatcacaatatatttcttattttttttatacaatataattccgatatcaatATGAGCAACATAAAAGACagagaaaactgctaagaattaCCACAATGACTTGCTGTACCTAAAAATATTTCATGTTctatcacaatatacagctctggaaaaaatgaagagaccaaattccaaataaaaatattgtcatttagagcatttatttgcagaaaattagaaatggctgaaatagcaaaaaaagatgcagagctttcagacctcaaataatgcaaagaaaacaagtttatattcataaagttttaagagttcagaaatcaatatttggtggaataaccctggtcacagttttcatgcatcttggcatgttctcctccaccagtcttgcacactgcttttggataactttatgccactcctgatgcaaaaattcaaacagttcaaattggtttgatggcttgtgatcatctatccgttttcaatttggtaaaatcaaagaatctcataattttaaatggtctcttatttttccagaactgtataaatATTGAATGATTGTCCTGCGATTGTTGACATGTTGACATCACTGACTATGAACCGTAAGCACAAGTGAAAAAGTAAATCTTTAATAAATCTCAGACATATCATTGTGGTCACAAATTAGGTCAAAAAGTTGTGGTTTTCAATGACATCAACCTGTGCACCCAGTAAAGCATCTTTTAGACAGAAATGCAGCCGTGATTGATTTTTGagtatgtttatgttttatattcCACTCCTGTGTAAACAGCTTTTCTAGGCCCGCTGTGAATACAGAGGTTTGTTAAAAACAAACCCAAATAAAACTGTGTGAGGTGAAATGTGAGATTTCAGAATGCACTGAACTGTAACTGAACTGAATCCCAGAGTTGTTCTGAGATTTGGAGCCCGAGACCATTAAAGCACTGCAGACAGTGGTGGAGTTTTACAGAGACGCTTTAGTACCTTCTTAAGTCCGCTCTCCACAGTGTCTGGGCGGCTGATGTCGAAGCACAGCAGCACTGCATCAGAGTCGCTGTAGCACAGTGGTCGCACGTTGTCGTAGTAGGGAGACCCTGAAATGAAAGACAGGTGGATTTAAGTGAAGCAGTGAAGGAGGAAGACAGATGGAATGAGCTATGATGTAGTGGTTTGATGGGGTACTGAAGATTAGAGCTGCAATGAATCATAGTGATCACAAGTGTGTTCATAGTGATATATGACTTGGCTTTTGACATACAAATCGTTGACTAATAGGATTATTGGATTCATGGATTATGAAGTGATTAATCTTTTATTTATACAGTGGTAAATGTACTTGTAAGCATAATAACCTTCTCTATCTTTTTTGAGTACTTAATGTTCCTTAATATTTAGcttttaaaacactgaataaaggCCAGTATTCAGAACAACCCTGCAAAAAATTACGTTCCAACCTTTTGCTTATAGCTGATTGTTTGAATGGTCTAAATTGGCCTTTGATGGTCAAGCTGGTCATCCAAGCAAAAACATACCCAATGCaccatgctggtcaaccaccttgTACATACTGCTGGTCAGGATGGTCATGCCTGTATACCAGCTAAACCATTATCAACCTCAAAGACATATCCTATGCTTTTAAATCAGATCAATATCATCCCTTACATTTTCATTCAGCGATAGACATGGCAAAGTGAACGGCTGTGATATGCCACCTGTGTCTTCAAGCCAAACTGtagagacagcagcagtatgtgggcgAGTATTGTccttttggaacagcgcccccaagTGCGTGTTCAGAAAAAGTAGAACCACTGGATGCAGGTCCTAAAGAACTTAATGTTTCTTTAGCTTAATAATATAAATTCCTTGTAACTTGTATTTTCTTTACATATTTTATTGCAATCCATCTAACACCCCCTGGTAGAGTATTATTACACGATTTTACACTATGATTTGAGTTACACAGTGCGTTTAGAAAATGTAGAACCACTGGTTACAGGACCttataacttaattttaacttagctcaataaatagaaataaattgttccttataattttattttttcctacaaaaAGTATTGCAATCATTCTAAAACTTTCTTCTTGACTGGCTTTAAAACTGTGATTTGCAATTGTGATTTTAATATTGACTATAATAATTGTTCTCCTTATTGTAGCCATAATCACACAGCCCTAGAACAGGCTCTTTCCTGCTGAGCTCCCCTGCACACTCAGCTCATCACATCCTGCAGAAAAGCGCACTCTTCCTCTCTCCTGTTTGCACTATTGGCATTTTAAAGGAGAAGAAAATGACAATTGAGCCCTAAATCCTCAtcgatctatctctctcttttctctccagcTCTTTTTCCCTACGGCTTATGCAACGGGAACGGTGGGGCCGGGGGCAGAACGGTGCTCCCACTCTCGCTTAGAATCCTTAAGTAAGCCACCCACCGCCCTGCGTCCGCCCCACGCGCCCAATACCTCTGCTCCCCCTGTTTCCACAGCAACAGCCTCGGAATCTACCATCTGCGGAGCGCCTTACGCCCACCCCTCCATAAAGACTTCCCTTAACTGCCAATCATTAGACACAGATACGTGCCCACCCACTTTGTGCTGAAGAAATGCCTGGGCTGAACAGTGTTTGCGCACCAAAACCTCCCTGGCCTCActgtgaatttgtgtgtgtgtgtgtgtgtgtttgtgaaaacTGATCAAAGAGTAAAGCAAAGGCTTGTGGGTATTGACTTTTGACTTTGTGTAACATTATACTAATACACTGATTTAGATCAAatacaacatatttaaaatacaacCTCAAATCTCAAAAATTTAAACATAAGAGATGGACTTTCAACTGAAGTTTGttatattttagtcattttggagaatttatataggtccattcatcatgaaatcatTACACAATGTAATAAGCAAATGCTAGATTTcatttatgtcaaaaagtgaaaatgaaTGGAACTTGTGTTCGACAGTCCTGACATAAAACGCCATAACCTATGTATGCATCATATTTACAGTTTATGTTCTACAATATGGCAATTTAACCAAATAACCGGTGTATTTAAAGGTTCGTATTAATTGCCATTAAACATTACAGCTGCTTtacagtacatataaataaaCTTTAGATTTGACTTATGTAAATACACAAGTGCATCTTAATAGCTGtaacagaaacagcagcagtgAATTGATGCTGAGGTTAATACACACACTACTGCTGAATTTATTTAGCTGTTAATACAGCACTAgtaattcacttttacaccacAGCCATAAAAACAAATTGTGATTTGTGTGATCGTACATGAATTTGTTGCGGAGTTGAGAGACACAGAAGCAACATCTGACCTACAAGGATCATGTGGactaaggggggggggggggggggtggttaggGTAGAGTTAAGGTTAGGCAGCTTTACACAGTTAGCATTAGCAGAGCATTAACATGATTCTGAAACAATGAAACATTGATATGAAATGattttaacaaaaaagaaaaagtgttttttcatgTGATCTTTTCATGGCATCATATTTATCTAtgtaaacagaacagaaaaaacagCATAGCCTGAGGATGAGATGATCATAGCAATTGTTCTCAGACGCTTTAAATCGATGGTATCAGATGCTGCAGGCATTCTAGCCCCTAATTGGACGACTGGCCACCAAAGGACAACTGACCGCCTCCCACTGTCTCTCTGATAAAGTCATGGACACGCAGGCCCGGGTGTGAGGATGCATCCAATTGCCCCCAGTCTAAAGGCAGCAATCGATGGACATGCACACCAGGGTAAGCACGGAGCCATTTTCAATTAAAGCAGACAAATTACAACATCCTGcaagtccgagagagagagagaaagagagagacagagagagaaagggatggaCAGCAGGCTGACCCGACTGAGCAGTGTGTAATTATCCAACCCCTCTAAAGCCATAGATAATGTACTATAGGCTCTCTGAGAGCTGTAGGAATATGAAAGCTGCAAAGAAAGAGAGCATTACACTGAGCTAAGACGGTTAAGCGCTCTCCAAGTATTAATCCCCCACTTCCCACAGTCCAGGATCATAGGCCACGTCTATCTAACACTGTGTTCTGTAAGTATTCGCATGGAGACACTTCACTGTCTGAGACACTgcacaatattttcttacacctctaaAAAATAGGCGTCACTTTAGTCTAACTTAAACAATAGCTGATTATGCTAACTTATTAACTCTTCTTTTTTGGCCTAAATATTAGCCTTAACTACTGTTTCATAGTGTTAGTGCTATTTACCATTAAAAGCTCCAACATCCTATATAAATACAGATATGAAGCTTAAACAATACTTAAAAACGCAGTAGTCAAGTTAGCCTAGAGAGTTGGCCTTCACCAACAGTTTGTATGCTACtttccatttacctcagatgttTGATGTTGGAGCTGGGAATTACGTTACACCCAAGTTGACAGCGCTTTTATTTAAACATTCAGATAAGTGTACACtattaaaaaatattctaaaaacagTTAGCCAAAGACTAGTAGTTAACTTTAACCTACAGTTCATAGTGCCAGgtgagagtgccatctacccacccaaataaaGCAAGGGCAATtatactctctcagggctccggcagctgatggcaagctaatggcatttgaaccagcgatatcccaatcatagtggcagcgccttagtccgctggaccactcggagaccTATAGAGACTATAGACTATTAAAGACAATGTAAGTAATATAATTAAAGATAAGCCCCCCTTTGCCCTTCAGGCTTCAGTCCAAACCCAGGGCCACATGTTTCTCAGCTGAACAAGATGCTGCTCGTTCAGCGTCGCCTGCGCTAGCAGATGGAGGGTTTGTGAAGCATGAAAAACACAGTGAAGGGGAAATACAAGCAGGACTGAAATCCTGCAGCCAATTGAAATCCTGTTTCTGTGATAATGCGGTGGCTGGGAGAGGTGTAAAGGTGAAAAGTGGGCCAGGGTATGGCATGGTGTACACATGCGATTAATACGCAAGGCCTTTCTCCGAGGGCAGAGGAAGAGCCTTATGTGGAACAGATGGAGGTGGAGTGGGCTGCTTTTGTGTGCTGCATACATAAACACTGTGCCTTATCACAGTGCTCCCCATCTGCTTAACCCTTTCATCCTTTTCAACCTCCATTCCTCAAGCTAATGAGGTCAGACCTGGTAAAGATCCCAGGACTTTGTAGAGCTACATTTTCCACCATGTTTGTTTTCAGAATTTATTGATAAAAGCTGTTTCATTACATGCCCTACATC
The Astyanax mexicanus isolate ESR-SI-001 chromosome 13, AstMex3_surface, whole genome shotgun sequence DNA segment above includes these coding regions:
- the rnd1b gene encoding rho family GTPase 1b gives rise to the protein MKERRNTQPLVVRCKLVLVGDVQCGKTAMLQVLAKDCYPETYVPTVFENYTACLELDDQRVELSLWDTSGSPYYDNVRPLCYSDSDAVLLCFDISRPDTVESGLKKWRTEIMDFCPNTRILLIGCKTDLRTDVCTLMELSNQKQTPITHEQGSAMAKQLGAETYLECSAFTSEKSIHSVFRTAALACINKLQPLAKPSPSRRLSKRLLHLPSRSELLSSTFKKEKAKSCSIM